In one Candidatus Cloacimonadota bacterium genomic region, the following are encoded:
- a CDS encoding efflux RND transporter permease subunit produces the protein MFLAKLSIDRPVLVTMAILVFVVFGAMAYMDMPLNLMPEVELPYVSIMTVYSGAGPREVETQVTTKLEEAAATAPQVDFIQSYSIENVSIILVAFEQGKDINVANSEVKDKVDGVLRDLPDGVDRPSVQKFDISSFPFMDLVLSGDMDSREMYELADGQLKERLSQIEGVAQVSINGGAKREIGVEIPNRVVFQNSISPSVLNQILAAHNLDMPAGSFTSNNQQYSVRLKGEFASVQEIEDLDIPTMSGPKKLGSLANVIDGQETITQKATYFNVKNQVVDNNIIRLSITKSSDGNVVNIAEQVRKELPVLQSELPPNTKLNVIRDDSEFTRSTVADTLSTIWMGILLTGLVLLLFLHDLRSTLIVALSMPISIISTFIFLQAAGFTLNMLTLTGFSTAVGILVTNSVVVIENIFRHKEMGNGRKEASYKGTTEITIAVLASTLTNIVVFLPMATMKSMVGGFLSEFALTVTFATIFSLISSFTITPMLASIIIPEKTKTSKFGLKFDRLFDKFSNQYLRFMRFVLRNKGTSIRILVVSILMLLGSFLLVPGLGFELVPAMDQGNVSINIELPEGVSLDETAKVVEVVNGRVSKYEEVEHVVSNIGSQGFINTASNVASTDVKLIDADDRSRSTLDMVGVITKDLADIPNAIIKVSDQSNVGMGGSGISFYIQGQDQDVLEQLKIDIMDQIRDIPGLLNVDSSSRPGNTELTLSPKRDKLAEIGATVYDLAIALRTGIEGMVTTYYREGGDQYDIKLTMPEEDVDHPDKIMNMTIVVNGQSYLLSQLVDVDFATGVYQLIHVDRYKSIEITGNAAKGFSTGQLNAEITQRLSNLQLPSGYRIKWGQQAEMLNETMVDMIRTFAIAILLTYMLLAAILESFTQPLIILATIPMAIIGVILSLFFSGVGLNIFSMLAVIMLVGIVVNNAILILDYVNVKRKEGMSSHDALLEAGKMKLKPIIMSTLCMVIGMLPMAMGVGSAGREFRMSMGIVSIGGLVVSTLLTLIVIPAFYYLSTQNQVKKEICNGQNR, from the coding sequence ATGTTTTTAGCAAAACTATCCATAGACCGGCCGGTTCTGGTAACCATGGCCATATTGGTCTTTGTGGTGTTTGGCGCAATGGCATACATGGACATGCCCTTGAATCTGATGCCGGAAGTGGAACTGCCATATGTATCCATAATGACAGTGTATTCCGGAGCCGGACCCCGCGAAGTAGAAACCCAGGTTACAACCAAACTGGAGGAAGCAGCGGCAACAGCGCCACAAGTGGACTTCATCCAAAGCTACTCTATCGAAAATGTGTCTATCATCCTGGTAGCCTTTGAACAAGGCAAGGATATCAACGTTGCAAACTCCGAGGTTAAGGACAAGGTCGACGGTGTATTGCGGGATCTTCCCGATGGAGTGGATCGACCTTCGGTACAAAAGTTCGACATCAGCTCTTTCCCCTTCATGGATCTGGTACTTTCTGGGGACATGGATAGCCGTGAGATGTATGAATTGGCTGATGGCCAGCTAAAAGAGCGGCTTTCCCAGATCGAAGGTGTAGCCCAAGTTTCTATCAATGGCGGGGCAAAGCGCGAGATCGGAGTGGAAATCCCGAATCGCGTAGTTTTTCAGAACAGCATTTCACCCTCAGTTTTGAACCAGATCCTTGCCGCACACAATTTGGATATGCCTGCCGGTTCTTTCACTAGCAACAATCAGCAATACTCCGTGCGTCTGAAAGGTGAGTTTGCCAGCGTACAGGAGATCGAAGACCTGGACATTCCTACTATGAGTGGCCCCAAGAAACTGGGTAGCCTTGCCAATGTGATCGACGGGCAAGAGACGATCACTCAAAAAGCTACATATTTCAACGTGAAGAATCAGGTTGTGGACAACAATATCATTCGCTTGTCAATTACCAAAAGCTCAGATGGAAACGTTGTGAATATCGCCGAACAGGTGCGTAAGGAACTACCCGTTCTGCAAAGTGAATTGCCTCCGAACACGAAACTGAACGTGATTCGTGACGATAGCGAATTTACTCGCTCTACGGTTGCCGATACCCTGTCTACAATATGGATGGGGATATTACTCACTGGTCTTGTTCTGCTGCTCTTTTTGCACGATCTCCGCTCCACTCTCATCGTTGCTTTGTCGATGCCGATTTCCATTATCTCCACCTTTATCTTCCTGCAAGCAGCCGGGTTTACTCTGAACATGCTTACTCTTACCGGTTTCTCCACTGCTGTGGGTATCTTGGTGACAAACTCGGTGGTGGTTATCGAAAACATCTTCCGTCACAAAGAAATGGGAAACGGGCGTAAAGAGGCTTCCTACAAGGGAACTACTGAGATTACCATAGCCGTATTGGCATCCACGCTTACAAACATCGTGGTGTTTTTGCCCATGGCCACTATGAAATCCATGGTGGGTGGTTTCTTGAGTGAGTTTGCGCTCACAGTTACTTTTGCCACTATCTTCTCTTTGATTTCGTCCTTTACCATCACTCCGATGTTGGCGTCCATCATTATCCCGGAAAAAACTAAAACCAGTAAATTCGGATTGAAGTTCGACCGCTTATTTGATAAGTTTTCGAACCAGTATCTGCGGTTCATGCGTTTTGTTCTCCGGAACAAGGGTACCAGCATCCGCATACTTGTGGTTTCGATATTGATGCTGTTGGGCAGCTTCCTGTTGGTACCTGGTCTGGGCTTTGAGCTAGTGCCGGCTATGGATCAGGGCAACGTAAGCATAAACATTGAACTTCCAGAAGGCGTAAGTTTGGATGAAACAGCCAAAGTGGTTGAAGTAGTAAACGGACGCGTTTCGAAATACGAGGAAGTGGAGCATGTGGTTAGCAACATCGGTTCTCAAGGATTCATCAATACTGCTAGCAACGTAGCCAGCACAGACGTGAAGCTGATTGATGCGGACGATCGCTCGCGAAGCACTCTGGACATGGTGGGCGTAATCACCAAGGATTTGGCAGATATCCCCAATGCCATCATCAAAGTAAGCGATCAGAGCAATGTGGGAATGGGCGGTTCCGGAATCAGCTTCTATATTCAAGGCCAAGATCAAGATGTATTGGAACAACTCAAGATCGACATCATGGATCAAATCCGGGATATCCCTGGTCTTTTGAATGTGGATAGCAGCTCTCGTCCAGGCAACACAGAGCTTACATTATCCCCCAAACGTGATAAACTGGCAGAGATTGGTGCCACAGTATACGATCTGGCAATCGCGCTCAGAACAGGCATTGAAGGTATGGTAACCACGTACTATCGTGAAGGTGGAGATCAGTACGATATCAAGCTCACTATGCCAGAAGAAGACGTGGATCATCCCGATAAAATCATGAACATGACCATAGTTGTAAATGGACAAAGCTATCTGCTTTCGCAACTTGTAGATGTGGATTTTGCTACTGGCGTTTATCAATTGATCCATGTGGACCGTTATAAATCTATAGAGATCACAGGAAATGCCGCTAAAGGATTTTCCACCGGTCAACTGAACGCAGAAATTACCCAAAGATTGAGTAACTTGCAGCTTCCCAGCGGATACAGGATTAAGTGGGGACAGCAAGCGGAGATGCTGAATGAAACCATGGTAGATATGATCAGAACTTTCGCAATCGCTATATTGCTTACATATATGTTGCTCGCGGCCATATTAGAGAGCTTCACTCAGCCACTTATCATATTGGCTACCATACCTATGGCCATCATTGGCGTGATCCTCTCTCTGTTCTTCTCCGGAGTGGGTTTGAACATCTTCTCGATGCTGGCGGTTATAATGTTGGTTGGCATAGTCGTAAATAACGCTATATTAATACTAGACTATGTAAATGTAAAGCGAAAAGAAGGCATGAGTTCTCACGATGCACTCTTGGAAGCAGGAAAGATGAAGCTAAAACCGATAATTATGAGCACCCTTTGCATGGTAATCGGCATGTTGCCTATGGCTATGGGAGTCGGATCTGCGGGACGCGAATTCCGTATGTCCATGGGTATCGTGTCCATCGGCGGATTAGTTGTATCTACACTGCTTACTCTTATCGTGATCCCTGCTTTCTATTACCTTAGCACGCAAAACCAAGTTAAAAAGGAGATCTGTAATGGACAGAATCGTTAA
- a CDS encoding efflux RND transporter periplasmic adaptor subunit, producing the protein MRKRTTYLIIAMSFLMLISACGKKKQDAKSMEQLHEELGIPVRVTTIESDTFVQQLLYNATLTGMQESTVQAMLGDVVTGIKAKVGDRVEKGDVIVTFPLNSPSAQYEQAKTAFTSINATHDRMLRLKDQGAISLQDYENVKSQWEVSKANLESSEQMVFVKAPISGVITDIMVNVSQKVFPGTDLFTVSSTNGYKTTIMVPEDEIGRIKKGGIVKATWNDIVITGRITEIALALDPSAKAFRVEAQFPGYRPNLGFGVTAEIGVQVLTKPNVLIVDRHHLVRENGDAFVWLAREDKATKVPVTTGITDQLRYEITEGLEIGDTLITEGIKALSEGAKIRIIEGN; encoded by the coding sequence ATGAGAAAGAGAACTACATATTTGATCATCGCCATGAGCTTTTTGATGCTTATCAGCGCTTGTGGCAAGAAGAAACAAGACGCCAAGAGCATGGAGCAATTACACGAAGAGCTGGGTATTCCGGTTCGCGTGACCACAATAGAAAGCGATACCTTTGTGCAGCAGTTGTTGTACAATGCCACTCTTACCGGTATGCAGGAATCCACTGTGCAAGCGATGCTGGGTGATGTGGTTACGGGTATCAAAGCCAAAGTTGGCGACAGAGTGGAAAAGGGAGACGTGATCGTTACCTTCCCTCTAAACAGCCCTTCAGCGCAGTATGAGCAAGCCAAAACCGCCTTCACCAGCATAAACGCTACTCATGACCGCATGTTGAGACTAAAAGATCAAGGTGCCATCTCGCTGCAGGATTATGAGAATGTGAAAAGCCAATGGGAAGTATCCAAGGCAAATCTGGAATCCAGCGAACAGATGGTTTTCGTGAAAGCCCCCATTAGCGGTGTAATCACAGACATTATGGTGAATGTATCCCAAAAAGTTTTCCCCGGTACTGATCTCTTTACGGTCAGTTCCACTAATGGCTACAAAACCACCATTATGGTACCGGAGGATGAGATCGGCAGGATCAAGAAAGGCGGCATCGTGAAAGCTACCTGGAATGACATCGTAATCACTGGACGAATAACCGAGATAGCTTTAGCGTTGGATCCTTCTGCAAAAGCTTTCCGTGTGGAAGCTCAGTTTCCTGGATACCGTCCCAATCTGGGCTTCGGTGTTACGGCAGAGATCGGCGTACAGGTACTTACCAAGCCGAATGTACTGATTGTTGACCGTCATCACTTGGTAAGAGAAAACGGAGATGCTTTTGTATGGCTGGCTCGTGAAGACAAAGCCACCAAAGTGCCGGTAACTACAGGTATTACCGATCAATTGCGTTATGAGATTACCGAAGGTCTTGAGATAGGTGATACATTGATTACTGAAGGGATCAAAGCACTCTCCGAAGGCGCGAAGATTCGCATAATAGAAGGAAACTAA
- a CDS encoding sugar nucleotide-binding protein produces the protein MKIAITGANGFVGSTMLTHFSQKGFEPVAIVRKAFFQNGIITRVVDYSDTFSLTNALSDVDILIHNAGKTKSIGQEEMLSVNLGLTRKIVDVVNAQKHPIRLIYISSQAAGGPSSREHPMQETDAPRPISIYGKSKAMAESLIQKQCNKTWSIVRPCSVYGPGDRDFLSLFKLSKLGFQMQIGKQERSLNMIHVSQLAEFILHLIGNPQVKNEIFYATDNQVYTQSEIAAHIAAIAGKSIHKLVIPSWAAQIAFGLGQIVSRMRSEPSAMNLDKYNEIIAEGWVANPEKAKNLLGWDPPARLPELIKETYKWYCENSWL, from the coding sequence ATGAAGATAGCTATTACCGGAGCCAACGGTTTTGTGGGCAGCACCATGCTTACGCACTTTTCCCAGAAGGGTTTCGAACCAGTGGCAATCGTGCGCAAAGCCTTCTTTCAAAATGGAATTATCACTCGTGTAGTAGATTACTCAGATACATTTTCTCTTACTAATGCTTTATCCGATGTCGATATCCTGATTCACAATGCCGGGAAAACCAAAAGTATAGGGCAAGAAGAGATGTTGAGCGTGAACTTGGGTCTAACCCGCAAAATCGTAGATGTCGTGAATGCGCAAAAACATCCGATTCGCCTTATTTATATCAGTTCGCAAGCCGCTGGGGGACCTTCATCGAGAGAACATCCTATGCAGGAAACTGATGCTCCCAGACCCATCAGTATTTATGGAAAAAGCAAGGCTATGGCCGAGAGCTTGATTCAAAAGCAATGCAACAAGACCTGGAGCATAGTGCGCCCATGTTCGGTTTATGGCCCTGGGGACCGCGACTTTTTGAGCCTGTTCAAACTCAGCAAACTTGGATTTCAGATGCAAATCGGCAAACAAGAGCGGTCTTTGAACATGATTCATGTAAGCCAATTGGCAGAATTCATCCTTCATCTTATCGGCAATCCACAAGTGAAGAATGAGATATTTTATGCCACAGACAATCAAGTTTACACTCAAAGCGAGATTGCCGCTCACATTGCCGCAATAGCGGGAAAATCCATACATAAGCTGGTAATACCTTCCTGGGCAGCCCAAATCGCTTTCGGATTGGGGCAGATAGTCAGCCGAATGAGAAGCGAACCCAGTGCGATGAATTTGGATAAATACAACGAGATCATCGCAGAAGGCTGGGTAGCGAATCCGGAAAAAGCCAAGAACTTGTTAGGCTGGGACCCTCCTGCCAGACTCCCTGAATTGATAAAGGAAACATACAAGTGGTATTGCGAAAACTCCTGGCTCTGA
- a CDS encoding NifU family protein — MIDRQKLEAVLDKVRPAIMSDGGDVELINIREDNVVEVRLKGACNGCPMATLTLKAGIERIVKEEIPEVVEVISV, encoded by the coding sequence ATGATAGACAGACAAAAGCTAGAAGCTGTATTGGATAAAGTTCGCCCAGCCATCATGTCTGATGGCGGCGACGTGGAACTGATCAATATCCGCGAAGACAACGTGGTGGAAGTACGTCTCAAAGGCGCTTGCAACGGCTGCCCTATGGCTACACTCACGCTGAAAGCCGGTATTGAACGCATCGTAAAGGAAGAGATTCCTGAAGTTGTGGAAGTAATTTCCGTATAA
- a CDS encoding DUF3332 domain-containing protein, whose protein sequence is MDRIVKLVSMALVAIILTVGVAGCFGNFAATRKVYEFNETFGDKWVNTVMFWVLSIVPVYSVASFADVVLFNTIEFWTGSNPIAMGPNDEVIKYASEDGKNLKITIRQNEVLVEDMDNPENEIELSYKPLEKSWYYQSDNGLVKIASLSEDKADFITPTGKVYTLNQAM, encoded by the coding sequence ATGGACAGAATCGTTAAGCTTGTCAGCATGGCACTTGTGGCCATCATCCTCACAGTTGGTGTGGCTGGTTGCTTTGGCAACTTCGCCGCAACCCGGAAAGTGTATGAATTCAATGAAACCTTCGGCGACAAATGGGTGAACACAGTAATGTTTTGGGTACTTAGTATAGTTCCCGTGTACAGCGTGGCATCTTTTGCTGATGTTGTTCTTTTCAATACCATAGAGTTTTGGACTGGAAGCAATCCTATCGCTATGGGACCCAATGATGAGGTTATAAAATATGCCAGTGAAGATGGCAAAAACCTCAAAATCACCATTCGTCAAAACGAAGTTTTAGTAGAAGATATGGACAATCCAGAGAATGAGATTGAACTAAGCTACAAACCCTTGGAAAAGAGCTGGTACTACCAAAGCGATAATGGCTTGGTCAAGATCGCCTCTCTATCCGAAGACAAAGCCGATTTCATCACACCTACAGGAAAAGTCTATACCTTGAACCAGGCAATGTAA
- a CDS encoding TolC family protein, with amino-acid sequence MKKWIVLIISAGCCIALSAISLEESINMAKQNNKSLLIAAQEISKADEQYKDVRGSLLPQLNLQGSYSLSKTYLPDSASGSVPSVSSMLDDNEATDTDELIAGALDGIVSRMIPSSPQEEGSLAMQLKMDQVLFLGGKLINGIKAVDRYRSIQRLNYSVQEQDVILETTNMFYQTILARKVMQIQEEALATARRHLVRVELLGTEGQVSEFDLLSARLEVAKLEPGLLQAQNNYDLALHAFRKQLGSEDPNLIPEGEFVMPEISELSIEEAIEIAEQNRTELELLDIATEVKQLQYNAERSNFLPNVALSASAALYSAADEYRIESEDFGTQYSVGIGFSLPIFTGLSNRSKASYARHDLAIAKLQQQETKELVSLEVKQKHQKLQHALHNYEVQEQNITMAERNLELAQLRFDNQMGIQLEVFDAQTTLASIRLQYLSAVYDVISAEREFTKSLGYKLAAE; translated from the coding sequence ATGAAGAAATGGATAGTGTTGATCATAAGCGCTGGCTGTTGCATAGCGCTTTCGGCCATTTCGCTAGAAGAAAGCATCAACATGGCAAAACAGAACAACAAGAGTCTACTGATAGCAGCTCAAGAGATAAGCAAAGCGGATGAACAGTATAAAGATGTAAGGGGCAGTTTGCTGCCTCAGCTCAATCTACAAGGCTCATATTCGCTTTCGAAGACCTATCTGCCGGATAGCGCAAGTGGCAGCGTTCCCAGCGTAAGCTCTATGCTGGATGATAATGAGGCGACAGATACCGACGAGCTGATTGCAGGAGCATTGGATGGTATCGTAAGTAGGATGATTCCTTCTTCGCCCCAAGAGGAAGGTTCCCTTGCCATGCAGCTCAAGATGGATCAGGTGCTCTTTTTGGGCGGCAAACTCATCAACGGCATTAAGGCTGTGGATCGCTATCGCAGCATTCAACGCTTGAACTACAGTGTGCAAGAACAGGATGTGATTCTGGAAACCACCAATATGTTTTATCAGACCATATTGGCCCGGAAAGTGATGCAGATACAGGAAGAAGCCTTAGCTACAGCACGCCGCCATTTGGTAAGAGTGGAACTATTGGGAACTGAAGGTCAGGTATCGGAATTCGATCTTCTGAGTGCTCGCTTGGAAGTGGCAAAACTGGAACCGGGGCTTCTGCAGGCACAGAACAACTATGATCTTGCTCTACACGCTTTTCGGAAGCAATTGGGTTCTGAGGATCCTAATCTGATCCCGGAAGGGGAATTTGTGATGCCTGAAATCTCTGAATTGAGCATAGAAGAAGCAATAGAGATTGCTGAACAAAACAGGACTGAGTTGGAACTACTGGACATAGCAACTGAAGTGAAACAGCTGCAATACAATGCCGAACGCAGCAATTTCCTTCCCAATGTGGCTCTTAGCGCCAGCGCTGCCTTATATTCAGCGGCAGATGAGTATCGTATCGAATCCGAAGATTTTGGCACTCAGTATTCTGTGGGAATAGGTTTTAGCCTGCCTATTTTCACCGGATTATCCAATAGAAGTAAAGCTAGTTATGCCAGACACGATTTGGCCATAGCGAAACTTCAACAGCAGGAGACCAAGGAGCTTGTCAGCCTTGAGGTAAAGCAGAAACATCAGAAACTACAACACGCTTTGCACAATTATGAAGTGCAGGAACAAAACATTACGATGGCAGAACGCAATTTGGAATTGGCTCAACTCAGGTTTGACAATCAGATGGGCATTCAACTGGAAGTGTTCGATGCACAAACCACACTTGCGTCCATTCGTCTTCAATATCTCAGTGCCGTATATGATGTGATCAGTGCGGAACGGGAATTCACAAAATCCTTAGGTTACAAATTAGCAGCGGAGTAA
- a CDS encoding DNA adenine methylase → MNSIISWVGRKRLLRKKILPLIPKHDIYCEVFGGAAWILFGKSPDKEDWQTGPKSRYTEVYNDINGDLVNFWKYIKQHPEAFVTELNQYLVSREMFDTFAQHPPKTELERAIRFYFQLSCSYGSRSKNFCIMQGYKYMPLRNLEKVKAASERLKQVIIEKQGFEKIIARFDTPNTFFYLDPPYYTKEHIYERENVNALNRHSVWLIILPIFEKYD, encoded by the coding sequence GTGAACAGCATCATCTCCTGGGTAGGTAGAAAACGTCTCCTAAGAAAGAAGATACTGCCACTCATCCCCAAGCATGACATCTACTGTGAAGTCTTTGGTGGCGCTGCCTGGATACTCTTCGGGAAATCACCAGATAAGGAAGATTGGCAGACCGGACCCAAGAGCAGATACACGGAAGTCTATAACGATATCAATGGTGATCTGGTGAACTTCTGGAAGTACATCAAGCAGCACCCTGAAGCGTTTGTGACGGAGTTGAATCAGTATCTGGTATCCAGAGAGATGTTCGACACGTTCGCCCAACACCCACCTAAAACCGAGCTTGAACGAGCCATCCGCTTCTACTTTCAGCTATCCTGCAGCTACGGCTCCCGGTCAAAGAACTTCTGCATCATGCAGGGATACAAGTATATGCCACTGCGTAACCTTGAGAAGGTGAAAGCAGCCTCAGAACGGCTCAAGCAGGTGATCATTGAAAAGCAGGGCTTTGAGAAGATTATCGCCCGGTTCGATACACCCAATACCTTCTTCTACCTCGACCCACCCTACTACACAAAGGAGCACATCTATGAACGTGAGAACGTGAATGCTCTAAATAGGCATTCAGTTTGGTTAATAATATTACCTATCTTCGAAAAATATGATTAA